CAGCGCCGAGTACGACCTCCCGACCCCGGGCCCCGCGCCCTCGCGGAAGATCAACATCCCCGTCTCCGCGCTGCGGAAGCTCCGGTTCGACCCCGCCCTCCGTGCGCGCGCCGACGAGGCGCTCTTCGGGGAGgtgcggggcggggcggccgtggaggaggaggacgaggagcggTCGCGGGACGTGGCGCTCGCGCTGCTCGATGCGGCGATGGAGCCGCCcgacgaggaggacgaggaccCCGGGGAGGTCAGGGAGGAGGACCAGATGTCGCTCTCCGTCGGCATCGTCGGCGCGCCTAACGCCGGCAAGTCCTCGCTCACCAACACCATGGTATGGACGACTTTCAGAAGACACCTTTTTTGTTCCACAAGAGCTTTAAGCGAAATTATGATACTGGGTAGGACATGGAAATGTTTAGTTGCAGCAAATCACATCTAAACTAGCTTTATTGGCATATGGCATTAGGTAGTTTCGTGGTAGGGTCATTTGATTTTGCAATGCTTCTGTCGGTGTGGATGCAAGATAATGATAGTTGATAGTGTTAGTTCTTCACTTCCAACCCAAAGTTCCTTGGATGCCTGCTGGTAACTCCCCAGAGTCTCACCAGTGCCATTTCTGCTGATATGTTTTTACACAGTTGGACACCCACTATCCTTTGTGCCTTGACTCCTTCAGAAATATACATATATGGATTCTATCAATTTCTGCATTTTGAGTTTTTGACTTCCATTGTTTCGCCGACCAGTAATAATGGATGTTTCAGTTGATAGTAAAGCACCTCTAACTCTAGCTTCATTGGCAAATGACATTAGGTACTTACATAACTTTTGCCTCATTTCAGCTAGGCATCGAGGTTCATTGATTTTACAATGCTTCTGTTTGTGTGGATGCAAGCTAATTATTTTTTGATAGTTATTAGCTCTAGACTTCCGGTCCAAAGTGCCTTTAATCCCTGCTGGTTATTCCCCAGAGTTTCATTGGTGCGATTTTTGCTGTTATGTGTATGCACAGTTTGACGCCCACTATCCGTTGTGCCTTCAGCCCTTCACTCCTGCAGAAATATATGTATATGAGTTCTATCAATTTCTTCATTTTGACTTGTATTGTTTCACCACCTGGTAATAATGGATGGTTCAATTGAGGCTTGTAATGCTTCTGATGTAATGCCTTTTTCTGATACATAATTAGATACAATTCAGTCGAGTAGAGTCATTAGCTGATCAAAATGACGTCTTATGTTATGTTCATCATTTTATCTATCAGGTTGGGACAAAAGTGGCTGCAGTCTCCCGCAAGACAAATACTACGACTCATGAAATTTTGGGGGTGCTGACAAAAGGGAACACACAGATAGTATGTCATTTTACCAAGTTTCTTCTTTTGCTGCAGCCTAGTAAAAAAATGCAACCACATCTTCAAGTTTCTTCTATTATTTTCTATGAATCTTTCTTCACATAACTGCGGTGTTTTATGTTCTGGATTTGGATATGTATTGTCTCTCATGATATATGTAGTTTGTTTTTTATTTGTGCTGTGTGCCTGTGCAATATATTAATTGCGTTAAAAAAGCCTTTCATATCTGATAGTGCAAGCATGTCTTCATGACTTGATCTGGCTCTATTTAATTCTATGTAAATTAACAAAATTCTAGTCTGAATAATGTGTTGTTGATTTATCCGTCATAGAACCATTACCTACATAAATTATAACTCGCTGCTAATACTATATCTATTTGTACTGGATGTAAAATTTCTTGTATTCAGCTAATAAAATTCTCTGCAGTGCTTTTTTGATACCCCAGGGCTCATGTTAGGGCACCATGGATTTCCTTATAGGGATGTTACAGTTCGTGTGGAGAGTGCCTGGAGCTCAATTAACCTCTATGATTTACTAATTGTCATGTTTGATGTCAATAGGCATCTTAATATGTAAGTCTTCATCGCATTTTTTTATTTATATTTCATGTTAGATCTCATGGTAAGTGCACCTCTAAACTATGTATTCTTCTTTTGCAGGCCTGATTCACGTGTTACAAAGTTAATCAAACGTTTGGGTACAGAGGTAAACCCAAACCAGAGGCGTATATTATGCATGAATAAGGTTGACCTGGTGGAAGACAAAAAGGACCTCCTTAAAGTGGCAAAGGAATTTGAAGATCTTCCTGGATATGAAAGGTTCATTAGTCCTCTCTATCTATAGGCTTACCTTGTGTTCTTACCATTTCACTGGCTTACTGTAATTTCCTGGAAACGCTAGGTACTTCATGGTGTCTGGACTAAAAGGAAAGGGACTGAAAGACCTTGTGCAGTATTTGATGGAACAGGTATTTTCACCAATACATACTCTTTGTTTGCCTTACATTTCTAAATCCTGAAGACGTAGAACTTCATGAGTAAATGCTGCGATCTTCTGCTCTTGTTTTTATAAGGCAAGGTTTGCTTTAGTGCGATTTCCAAATCCGAATTTTGACTGTTAATTCTCTTACAATATATTTTGAGAACTGCAATGTTATTATCATATGAAGTGTTCAAATACGAATATTTTCATGCCAGGCCTGTATATCAAGCTCAAATTATGAATTCTTCCATGCTGTGAggttctctttttttttttatgtATTAAGTAGTGTTTGCAATAAGGATGTGATCTTGTCAGTCTTTAGTATCATTTTGCTGCTGTATTGATGTGCACTAGACAACCACGGTCTAATTGATTATTCTGCGAAATGTCAATGAGCTAGCTACATGATTAGGCATATTTCAGTCCATAAGTCTGGTCCTGGACAATTATAGCTGCTGTAAATCAGTAATTCTCATGCTCTCTCTGTTTGCCAGTTGAAAATTAGGCTCGTATCACTGTTCTCTAGTTGATGTAATTAGTGGTCACTTTTAATGTAGCCTCTTATCTACTTGTTCACTTGGATTGACCTTTGCTTGTAAGTTTAAAAAGTTTACTGCATCCATTGTAAAATATTTTTGACTCGAAGGAGTAATTTACTCGTATTGCCTTTGAAAGTGGACCTGAATGTTTTACAATTCCGTGTTTGTTTACTGATTATTCATTGCTATCCATAATTATGTGTTCTATTTATGTATTTTTTTTTAGGCTGTAAGAAGACCTTGGGATGAAGAACCAACTGTAATGACTGAAGAAGTAATGAAAACCATATCTTTGGAGGTTGTGCGGGAGAAGATGCTGCATCACATCCACCAAGTAATTCCTTTACATTCCAACTGGAATCTTGGTACTCTTTAATTTGGATGGAACCTGTTATCAATGAATGACCTTCTGCAGGAGTTCTACCATAAAATTTGAATTGAAAAGAAATTTGTTTGCTCGTGTATGACCTATTGCAGGAAATTCCCTATGTAATTGAGCATCGTTTGATGGACTGGAAGGAGCTAAAAGATGGTTCTCTTAGGGTGGAGCAGCACTTCATTACACCGAAACAAAGCCAACGTCAGAttcttgttgggaaaaatggcTCAAAGATTGGGTAAGTCATTCAGTCATTCTCATATGGAAAACTAGCTCCTATGCTAGAATGGCTGATAGTGTATTTTGGTGATAAGAGCTTTGTCAATTAACATGTCCAATATGATGTATTATTTGAATTATTCATGCGTATTACTGATATTTCAGGAGAATTGGTATTGAAGCCAATGAAGAATTGAGGTCCATATTCAAGAGAAATGTCCATTTAATTCTCCAAGTTAGAGTTGCGAAAAGGAGGAGTGCTTGAACAGAATGTGAGTGTATTTCACATTGCATTGATGCCCCGTTACAGTACTCTGTTTCTTCACCCTATCTATCTACAGCATTGCTGGAAATGCTTCAAAATTCCTAAATGATGATTTCCTTTTTTTTAGAATTTCTCCAAGCTCCTTTGGCTCTGATCTCCTGAACTTTGACTGAGTAATTTGTCTAAAGGAATAATGTATGATTTTGTGCAGTTCTAGCGCCTGTATAGACTGCTGCCGATCTGAGAACTACAGTGCAATGCTGGCTTGAGTGCATTCGCCAGAAATTTGATTAGTCAGCTGGAGCTTGGATAAACCAGATCCGTTGACTATGCTGGTAGAATTCTGCTCCAATGAGGGCACCAAGTTATGCCCTAACATGCAGATTATGAGCCATGATTATGAATTTATGATGAGGATAAACTAGCTCAGCAACATTTTGGATGATCTGGTGGAGACAGGGAAATGGCCTGCAAAGTGGCAGAGCTGCTGTGCGCGCAGCAAATGTTGTGTTTGTGATATAGATACGTCATTTTAGTTTCTTTCAAAGTTCAAAGAGCTGCACCCTAATTCTGTATCTCGATAGTTGATTGACACACTATTGTAATCATCTGATGAGCATGCTGGTCGTCTGCAGAACATTATCAAAGACAGTCTGCTAGTTATACGCAGCCCATCATTTTTGTAACAGTCAAGGGATTTCTGTGTCTTGACACCAGCGTTATCAGCAGCTTATCATGCTGCTTTGCTCTATCTTTACCGCCGAGCATCGTGCAAGGAAAACTAACCATCTAAAACCCTTTTCACTGTCTGATGATTTTCCTACCCGCAGAATGATTTGTCAAGATTTTTCCATAAATCATGAATTACTACTGCATTCTTTTTGTTTCAACTGAAGGGGCTGTATCATTGTCTGAAGTGATCCGATCGGGATCAGGAAAAAAAAACTTGCCGCCTTTTTGCCTGAGGTCTTAATGAAAAAAAGAATCTCTCCATGTACGTCTAAATTGCCTGTGGTGAAGAGTATCTTGCCGCCTTTTTGCTCTCATTGTTCCCTTGAAGGCTAGACTTTTGCACATTTCTGCTCTTTTTCCCAGTGCTTTCTTGGAATTGCTGATCGCGGGGAATGGAATATATATATGTGTTGTTATCTTTCCTGTGTCACTCGCAAAATTCTGCCTTTTATTTGACACTGGAAGGTTGAAATATTTTGGAACTCTTGATTGTTATCGTGAGCGAAGCCTGGGCAGATCCGACTCTAGAGAACTGAACTAGACGTGTTACAGGTGATGGGCCTAACTATGGGACATACGATCCCCAAGAAAGAATTGTAGTTTCAACACTGGAACTGGGACATGGCATGAGGGAGTCCCGTTATTGCTCGTTAAAAATGAAGGAAAACAATTCTGGTCTGACTCTTTATTTCTCGATTAGTTCCTTGGCCATCCACACTTGCATTCAAACAAAATCAGTAATTGCAGTCCAAGCATCCACAAAATACAACCGGCTAGCTCATTGCATGATTACAACTGCTAAGCATCCTGTCCAATTGCTTACT
The Panicum hallii strain FIL2 chromosome 6, PHallii_v3.1, whole genome shotgun sequence genome window above contains:
- the LOC112896290 gene encoding GTP-binding protein ERG, with translation MRRFLQALRPLQTLSLTPAPLRLLSSSSSAAASSDSDSPPAPAPAADADFDSAEYDLPTPGPAPSRKINIPVSALRKLRFDPALRARADEALFGEVRGGAAVEEEDEERSRDVALALLDAAMEPPDEEDEDPGEVREEDQMSLSVGIVGAPNAGKSSLTNTMVGTKVAAVSRKTNTTTHEILGVLTKGNTQICFFDTPGLMLGHHGFPYRDVTVRVESAWSSINLYDLLIVMFDVNRHLNMPDSRVTKLIKRLGTEVNPNQRRILCMNKVDLVEDKKDLLKVAKEFEDLPGYERYFMVSGLKGKGLKDLVQYLMEQAVRRPWDEEPTVMTEEVMKTISLEVVREKMLHHIHQEIPYVIEHRLMDWKELKDGSLRVEQHFITPKQSQRQILVGKNGSKIGRIGIEANEELRSIFKRNVHLILQVRVAKRRSA